The sequence below is a genomic window from Lolium perenne isolate Kyuss_39 chromosome 4, Kyuss_2.0, whole genome shotgun sequence.
TCATGATTcccacgagtccgtccggtactggaacgccggatggttttatgtgaagaacgcgtCTGTTCCGAACGTCGACGATGGACTCCCGCCCTTCAGCAACACGCCTCCGGAAGAATTGGcgagctggagcttcgtccccacgcttgcccaaacacccatactggagaaggccgcgcggaggatttcctggttagTTCATGATGGACTAACCGGTGCCCAGCTCACCCTCAGCTGGTTTACCCGGAGGATCcagcccctgcgctacaacgcacgcctgatgtgcgcttacactggggcggacgatctcctccgagtcactcgccacgatcttccagccgactccctcaagagaaggttcaagacgttggtgaaaattcctaggggccaacaggtcccggaactgatcaaggatattagcacacacgacaaatgtcctccggtaagcacttaaTCCTTCGCATTCCTTTGTCCTTTCACAATTTTCTAAGTGTTTAACTTGTTCTGCTCAGCATTTTCGCAGCTTGACTCTTTGGCGGAAGAAAACCTACGCACCATACTCCGAGTTCCCGTTAGCGGTGACTTGGTGGAAGAGGATCCGGAAGaccctgaggaggaagaagaacgagtgccccgaaaggctgctcctcgaccttcaaagcgtccccgcgccaaagtctCCGGCTCCGACGCCGGAGGCAGCGGCGAGGCTTCCGCCAAGAAACCCAGGGTGGTCAAACCACCTCCACTTGACTCTAGGAAGGCGGAGCGCCagcgcctgaagatgctttcgaCAGCAGGGGAACCCTCACGTCCTAACATTTCGGGCGCAGCGTAAGCTTCCGAGTAACATGCGTTGTTTATCTTGGTAAGCTGTGTTATGTATACTTTCCTTTTACTTGCTCACAGGAATCCGAACCCTACCACCGCGCGGACCAATGTTCAGGAGCATATTACTAAGTATATGCAGAAGAAATCTCCCGCCGTTGGCCCTTCGACGCCAGTTCCGCCGAGCGCTCCACAAGCCCCCCtgcagccttctcctcctcccgcggaccagtctccaactcctgccgcacccactccaccggaagtaattccggttagcagcgacatAGTGAGCGGAGATGGTTCCGGCGGCAAGGGTCCCATCAATGATGAAACTGAAGGACAAAACCAAGGGGAGGCAGAAGTCAATTCCTCCGGCAAAGCTGAAGCCTCCACAGGTGATATGGTCGTTTTCCccaaaaactttggagatccggctgatcttacttccaccccgaaagcctatgccacgaagttttttaacaaactaacggaggcggagaagtgggagctggagcaagacttgctcaatgctatgctgaacaatgcctggggcAAACTGGACGTTGAAACGTCGGAGATCCAGGACGCCAAGAAAAACATTGGCGAATTCTTCGACAAGCTtgtttgcaagcaaaaggtaaccccccagtagcccccaagtatttaggcggaaactTTATCAGTTAGCGTCTGAACACTTTTAGAGAACTTAATCTGAAAGGAAATTTTTaaatgtcgtggtagcccccaagcatgatggCGGAAAAAATTTCCAGCGACAAAACCATGATGGCGGAACTCACTCCATTTCTGACTGTGTTTGCAGGAACAAAAAGCCCTGCATTACGAGTTGCACAAAAACATTGCGCTGCAGCGTCGTGTGACCATCAGCCAGGCGGAGAAAATCCAGCACTTTCAGGCGGAGAATGCGGCTCTGAAGAAACAACTTTCAGAagctcaaggttggtttccgatcaTCTGACGATTGTTGGTTATGTCCCGCACTTTCCGACTTTGACACTTTATAAAACTATGAGCAGGTGCCTCCTCTTCTCTTGCTGCAGCTTCCTCCGAGTTGGAGACTCTTCGTGCTGCACACAAGAATCTCGAAGCAAAACTCGCAGTGGCAGAACAGAAAATCTCTGAGAAGAACTCGGAGCTTATCCGGAAAACTGGTGAGTTTGAGCTGAAAAGACAAACTGACAGCGACATCATCCAGAAGCAGCAAAAAGAAATTGGAGGTCTTCGCAAATATATGGAAACAGCAGAGAGCTGCTGGGACCTGCTCAACTCCGACGTCATGGGTACGTCCTCGAAACTTGTACGACAGTATGTGTGCAACTTGTTGTATTTAACAAAATTTGCATCTTCCAGATCCACTCGGATATGACGAGGAACGTCGGAGCCAGTTCCCGCGCGATGACCTGCTTCAGCTGGCCGGAgaagactgcaaggatctcatctccgcctccaggaAAATCTGTCACAACCTCAACATTAAGAAGAGCCGAGTCTGCGatgtgcgcaagctcatcaagaggATGGATTTGCTTCCGGAGCTGGTTGTGGACCTGCAATCCTCTTCAGCACGGGGTGCAGCTGCCATGTCCTTGGCTATGTGCTTAGCGCATAATCCGAGTTTAAACCTGGACCTGGTGACTTCTGGCGTTCCTCCGGAATGTAATGTCAATGCGCTGCTTGACGCGGTTAGCGGCTATGATACACGCATTGCTCGGAGGATCCGCCATGATGAATTTTATGAGAAGGTGGTTCTTTCTGCTGACGAACCTCTCGAAGCTGAGCATTTGGAGGACCGCGAAGCGGAAAACAGGCCCGCTCAATCCGGAAGCCAGTACACATGGACAAGCTCAAAGAACCAAGGTGGCGCTGCTTCTCCGACTGCAGCTGGagcggaagaagatgaagatgtcTCTTCGCCTGCCAAGGATGCAGAGAAGGAAGCTCCGACTGACGCAGGGGGAGCTGATGCCAACGTGGAAACTTCTCCGGCTGAGAAGAAGTAAAAACTTAGTCCTgcggaaaaacaatgcatcattttggccccagcgagggtttgtaatataactttaattcttaagtatctagggacgaaacaattatgcgtgggcggaaaacttatcctgctatccgttagaattatttgcatgtttcgtttgttaaaagcaagtgctggtttgttaattttccggcttactcgtttgaccttccacgagccggaaaacctttggccggaaacgctcgcctgcggtgacgaaacccaatggcgtccgtccataaccgcggaaacaagcccccagcctaggtgccggaagtcgctaccaggaatccacgagttcgcaacgaaaaaattttccaccagaaaacttatgcttacgtcctaaaggacgattttgaaaatcacaactttcatacacgcctaggcggaaacatccagctctgcggttttagtcggaaaaacatactcgatctaaaatgaacaagtaaaggaggtaaaagactcaaagagtgaaccataagatttatttcattgatcatgtataattattacagagtttgtaactcggaaaaaatatgctaagtgtagaaaggacgtagctgtgcgatgttccaagggcgatctgtctcgtcgtagatgtcatccggatcctcacgcttgcgtttccggtgccaattagcgggtctatccttcagctcactgatacgtctccgacgtatcgataatttcttatgttccatgccacattattgacgttatctacatgttttatgcacactttatgtcatattcgtgcattttctggaactaacctattaacaagatgccgaagtgccagttgctgttttctgctgtttttggtttcagaaatcctagtaaggaaatat
It includes:
- the LOC139839245 gene encoding uncharacterized protein, translated to MLNNAWGKLDVETSEIQDAKKNIGEFFDKLVCKQKEQKALHYELHKNIALQRRVTISQAEKIQHFQAENAALKKQLSEAQGASSSLAAASSELETLRAAHKNLEAKLAVAEQKISEKNSELIRKTGEFELKRQTDSDIIQKQQKEIGGLRKYMETAESCWDLLNSDVMDPLGYDEERRSQFPRDDLLQLAGEDCKDLISASRKICHNLNIKKSRVCDVRKLIKRMDLLPELVVDLQSSSARGAAAMSLAMCLAHNPSLNLDLVTSGVPPECNVNALLDAVSGYDTRIARRIRHDEFYEKVVLSADEPLEAEHLEDREAENRPAQSGSQYTWTSSKNQGGAASPTAAGAEEDEDVSSPAKDAEKEAPTDAGGADANVETSPAEKK